A stretch of DNA from Dehalococcoidia bacterium:
CGGTGTCGGCCGGCAGCGGCCCCGAGCAGGCGCTGGAGCTGGCGGCACGGGCCCTTCCCGACCCGCTGGGGCGGGAGCTGCGGGAGGTGATGCGCCGGGCCCGGCTGGGCGAGGTGACGCCGGGCGGGGGGCTGGCGCACCTGGCGCGGCAGGAGGGGCTGCTGGAGCTGGGCCTGGTGGCCGACCTCTGGCAGACGGCAGAGACGACGGGCATGCCCCTGGGGGAGCGGCTGCGGGAGCTGGGGGTCCAGATGCGCGAGATGCGGCGCATCGCCCAGCGGGAGGAGGCATCGCGGGCGACGGTGCGGGTCCTCTTCCCTATCGCCTTCTTCATCCTCGTCCCGCTCATGGTGGTCCTCCTGTTCCCGGCCTGCAACGAGCTCATCCTGAAGGGGACGCTGCAGACGGCTACGGGTGGAGGGCCATGAAAAGGGAGCAGGGACAGGTGCTCACGGAGTACGCCCTGGTGCTGGCGCTGGTGGTGCTGGGGGTGCTGGTGGCAGTGAGGGCGCTGGGAGTAAGGCTCGACGACATCTGGGCGGCCGTCGTCGCTGCCTGGAGCGCAGTGGTGCCGTAGAGGGGCGAAGGGGGTGAGAGCCGACGGCAGATGGCAAGAGCGGAGACCGGCCCCGGAGCGAGGCAGCTCCCGCCTGGCGGCAGGGCTCCGGGGCCGCGGAGGGCGACGCCGAAGGGGGCAAGGAGCAAGGAAGACAAAGGAGGAGGTATGCACATGAGCAGGATCGCACGCTCTCTCTCCGATCTGGCGCTGCGCGGGCTGGCGCGGCTGCAGGTGGCCCGCTGGAATGCCGAGGAAGGCCAAACTTTTGCGGAATATGGCCTGATTCTCGGCATCATCGCCGTGGGCCTCATCGCGGCGGCGGTGGCCCTGCGCGACCAGATCGCCAACGTGTTCAGCAACGTCACCAGCGGCCTCACCTCCTGAGCAAGGAGGCCCCGGGCGGCGTCCCTGCCCGGGGCAGGCCGCAAGGCAGCCGAGGAAGGTGGACGAGATGAAGGGCGACGGCAGGCAAGAGGCAAGGGCGGCCTTGGCTCTCGCCGGACCGGCCGTCCTTCTGGCGCCGGCGGCAGCGGTGCTCGCATTCGTTCTGGCGGCGGCGCCGGCAGGGGCGGGCACGCCCATATCTGCGGTGGTGGAGCGGCCGGACCTGGCCGCCCGCACCTTCGACCTCATAAACGGCTACCGCGCCTCCCTGGGCCTTCCTCGGCTGGCATGGGACGACAGGCTCGCTGCTGCTGCTGCCTGGCATGCGGCCTGGATAGCCTCCTTGTGCCGCTTCGAGAGGGCCGACGAGGGCGACGTCCAGGGGGTGAGGCTTGCCGACGGCTGCGTCCTCCCTCACCGGGACTACCTAGGTAGGAGCCCGGGTCAGCGGGCGGCGGCCTTCGGCTTCCCCTACGCCTGGGCGGTGGGCGAGAACATCGCCGCCAGCTCTGTGGGCCCCGAGGATGCCCTCGTCCAGTGGCGCAACTCCCCGGGGCACGATGCCAACCAGCGGCGGCCCGACTACGCGCTCCTGGGCGTGGGGACGGCGTGCAGCCGCTACCAGGACGACGTCTTCGGCACAAGGGAGATCTGCATATACGTGGCGGACTTCGCCCTTGCCGTCACCGGCGATGGGACGTCGGGGGCTGCTCCCGGACAGGCGCCGGTGGCCGGGCCCCGTGCCGTCGCTCCGTCGGGCGGCGGCGGGCCGGGGGCAGGCACGGGGGCCGGCGCAGTGGCCACGGCGGACCCCTGTGCCGGGCGGGAGGCTGCGCCGCGGCCTGCTGCTGTGGCTACCTATGTGGTCCAGGCCGGCGACACCCTTGCCGGGTTGGCCGCCCGCTTCCTGGGCGACCCGTCCAGGTACTGCGACCTCGCTGCTTGGAACGGCATCGGCGCCCCCTACCTGTTGCGGGTAGGGCAGGAGCTCGTGGTGCCGGCGGCGGGTGATGGGGCGGCGGGGCAGGAGGCGGTGAGCGCCGGCGACGAGGGCGGGCGGCAGGAGCAGGGGGAGACGGCGACAGGGCATGAGGCTGTCCATAGCACGGAAGGGGAAGGCGCCGTGGAGGCCGACGCCATGCCGGGCGGCGATGGAGCGGGTGAGGTGACAGCCGTGCCTGTTCGGGCACGGCAGGAGGGGAAGCCTCACCCGGTGGTGGCCTTCTTCCAGAAGGTGGGGCGTTTTCTGAAGGGGCTATGGCCATGGTAAGGACGGCATCGGCAGATCGGCAGGAGGTGCACCTATGAGCGGAGTCGGCCGGCAGCCGTCGGGAGGCCGGTTTGTGCCGGCGATTGTCGGCTCGAAGCGCATTTGGCTGGCGGGGCTCGCCGTCATCGTGGCGGCATTCTCTCCTGTGCTGCCCGTCCCCGGCCTGGGGGATGCTCGCGAAGTGGGGGCACAGGGAGGGGCTTTGCTCACATGGGTGGAGAGGGGCTGGACTGC
This window harbors:
- a CDS encoding type II secretion system F family protein — translated: MLQTTVSAGSGPEQALELAARALPDPLGRELREVMRRARLGEVTPGGGLAHLARQEGLLELGLVADLWQTAETTGMPLGERLRELGVQMREMRRIAQREEASRATVRVLFPIAFFILVPLMVVLLFPACNELILKGTLQTATGGGP
- a CDS encoding Flp family type IVb pilin, encoding MKREQGQVLTEYALVLALVVLGVLVAVRALGVRLDDIWAAVVAAWSAVVP
- a CDS encoding LysM peptidoglycan-binding domain-containing protein, whose translation is MALAGPAVLLAPAAAVLAFVLAAAPAGAGTPISAVVERPDLAARTFDLINGYRASLGLPRLAWDDRLAAAAAWHAAWIASLCRFERADEGDVQGVRLADGCVLPHRDYLGRSPGQRAAAFGFPYAWAVGENIAASSVGPEDALVQWRNSPGHDANQRRPDYALLGVGTACSRYQDDVFGTREICIYVADFALAVTGDGTSGAAPGQAPVAGPRAVAPSGGGGPGAGTGAGAVATADPCAGREAAPRPAAVATYVVQAGDTLAGLAARFLGDPSRYCDLAAWNGIGAPYLLRVGQELVVPAAGDGAAGQEAVSAGDEGGRQEQGETATGHEAVHSTEGEGAVEADAMPGGDGAGEVTAVPVRARQEGKPHPVVAFFQKVGRFLKGLWPW